The genomic segment ACGGCAACCCGACCTATATGCTCGCGGTGGTGGTCGACGACCACGACATGGGCGTCACCCATGTGATCCGCGGCGACGACCACCTGATCAACGCCGCCCGGCAGAAGCAGATCTACGATGCGATGGGCTGGGCGCTGCCGAGCATGTCCCACATCCCCCTGATCCACGGCCCGGACGGCTCGAAACTGTCCAAGCGGCACGGCGCGCTCGGCGTCGATGCCTACCGCGCCATGGGCTACCTGCCGGCTGCGCTGCGCAACTACCTCGTCCGGCTCGGCTGGAGCCACGGCGACCAGGAGATTTTCTCGACCGAGGAGATGATCGAAGCGTTCGATCTCGCCAGCGTCGGCCGCGCCGCCGCCCGCTTCGATTTCGCCAAGCTGGAAAACCTCAACGGCCATTACATCCGTCACGCCGACGATCAATCACTCGTGAAGATGTTCGAGGACGTGCTCGACCACATCGTGCCGAGCCGCGACGAGATTAAGGCCAAATTAAACGACACCACGCGCGCGCAGCTGCTCAAGGCCATGCCGGCCCTCAAGGAGCGTGCCAAGACGTTGATCGAGCTGATCGACGGCGCCCATTTCATCTTCGCCGACCGGCCGCTGGCGCTCGATCCCAAGGCGGAGGCGCTACTGACGCCCGAGAACCGCAAGCTGATCGGCCAGCTTCATTCCGCGCTGGAGAAAGTCGAGACGTGGAGCGGCGCCACCACCGAGGCCGCGCTACGCGCCTTTGCGGAGGAAAATAGTCTCAAGCTCGGCGCGGTCGCCCAGCCGCTCAGGGCGGCGCTCACCGGACGGACGACGTCGCCCGGCATATTTGAGGTTTTGGACGTGCTGGGCCGCCAGGAAAGCCTCGCCCGGCTCAAGGATCAGGCTACGACGTAAGTCGACCATGCGTGCGGCGATCTTGCAGCGCACATAGCAATAATATACCCATCTCCCCCACATTCTGGAACATCCGGCCTGCCCCCATGGTCGCCCTGGGGGCCTCCGGCTCCGGCCCGTTTCACCACACATCGGGGACCTCTGATGGACGCAAAACCAAGCCCAAAGACCGCGACGCTGACGGTCGGAAACAACAATTTCGATCTCCCGATCCTCAGCGGCAGCGTCGGGCCTGACGTCATCGATATTGGCAAGCTTTACGGCCAGTCCGGCCTGTTCACCTACGATCCGGGCTTCACCTCGACCGCGAGCTGCCAGTCCAAGATCACCTATATCGACGGCGACGCGGGCGTGCTGGAATACCGCGGCTACCCGATCGAGCAGCTCGCCGAGCACGGCGACTTCCTGGAGACCTGCTACCTCCTGCTCTACGGGAACCTGCCGACCGCCGCGCAGAAGAAGGATTTCGACTACCGCGTGACCCATCACACGATGGTGCACGAGCAGATGGCCCGCTTCTTCCAGGGCTTCCGCCGCGATGCCCATCCGATGGCGATCATGGTTGCGGCCGTCGGCGCTCTCGCCGCGTTCTATCACGACTCCACCGACATCAACGATCCGAAGCAGCGCATGATCGCCTCCATGCGCATGATCGCGAAGATCCCGACGCTGGCCGCGATGGCCTACAAGTACACCGTCGGCCAGCCCTTCGTTTATCCGAAGAACTCGCTCGGTTTCGCCGAAAACTTCCTGAACATGTGCTTCGCGGTGCCCTGCGAAGACTACAAGGTCAGCCCGGTGCTCGCCGATGCGCTGGAGAAGATCTTCATCCTGCACGCCGATCACGAGCAGAACGCCTCGACCTCGACGGTGCGCATCGCCGGCTCCTCGGGCGCCAACCCATTCGCCTGCATCGCGGCCGGCATCGCCTGCCTCTGGGGCCCGGCCCATGGCGGCGCCAACGAGGCCGCGCTGAACATGCTCTATCAGATCGGCACGGTCGACAAGATCCCCGAGTTCATCGCCAAGGTGAAGGACAAGAACTCCGAAGTCCGCCTGATGGGCTTCGGCCACCGGGTCTACAAGAACTACGATCCGCGCGCCAAGATCATGCAGAAGATGTGTCATGCCGTGCTCAAGGAGACCGGCCATGGCGACGATCCGATGCTGAAGGTGGCGATGGAGCTCGAGAAGATCGCGCTCAGCGACCAGTACTTCATCGACCGCAAGCTCTACCCGAACGTCGACTTCTATTCGGGCATCACGCTGAAGGCGATGGGCTTCCCGGTCTCGATGTTCACCGTGCTGTTCGCGGTCGCCCGCACCGTCGGCTGGATCAGCCAGTGGAGCGAGATGATCGAGGATCCCCAGCAGAAGATCGGCCGCCCGCGCCAGCTCTACACCGGCGTCGCCAAGCGCGATTACGTTCCGATCGACAAGCGGTAACAATCGGCCATCACGCCTTTTCGAAACGGCGCCATCGCAGGATGGCGCCGTCTTTTCGTTTGCGAGACAGCCTTGTAGGGTGGGCAAAGCGCAGCGTGCCCACCACTCTCTCGCGACTGATAGGAAGTCGTGGGCACGCTTCGCTTTGCCCACCCTACGAAACCGGTTGCTGCCGCGCACAACAACAAGTCGGATCATCGCGCCAGCCAGCGCTTGACAGCCGAAACGCTTCGCGCGCAAATTCTTACACTAAGTAAGAATGACGACAGGGATGGAAATGCCGGAGCAGCCGAGAAGTCGGCGGCAGACGCGCGCTGCCATTTTGACTCATCTGCTTCAGTCGGGCGGCTCGTTTCGTCCGCCACTGGCCAAGG from the Bradyrhizobium sp. WBAH42 genome contains:
- the gltX gene encoding glutamate--tRNA ligase; translated protein: MSDSVVTRFAPSPTGFLHIGGARTALFNWLFAKKHGGKMLLRIEDTDRERSTEAAIGAILDGLKWLELGWDGEVIYQFARAARHREVAEQLLADGKAYRCYATAEELAAMREKARAEGRTRLYDGMWRDRDPAAAPSDVKPTIRLRAPQTGETVIEDQVQGRVVWQNENLDDLVLLRGDGNPTYMLAVVVDDHDMGVTHVIRGDDHLINAARQKQIYDAMGWALPSMSHIPLIHGPDGSKLSKRHGALGVDAYRAMGYLPAALRNYLVRLGWSHGDQEIFSTEEMIEAFDLASVGRAAARFDFAKLENLNGHYIRHADDQSLVKMFEDVLDHIVPSRDEIKAKLNDTTRAQLLKAMPALKERAKTLIELIDGAHFIFADRPLALDPKAEALLTPENRKLIGQLHSALEKVETWSGATTEAALRAFAEENSLKLGAVAQPLRAALTGRTTSPGIFEVLDVLGRQESLARLKDQATT
- the gltA gene encoding citrate synthase, encoding MDAKPSPKTATLTVGNNNFDLPILSGSVGPDVIDIGKLYGQSGLFTYDPGFTSTASCQSKITYIDGDAGVLEYRGYPIEQLAEHGDFLETCYLLLYGNLPTAAQKKDFDYRVTHHTMVHEQMARFFQGFRRDAHPMAIMVAAVGALAAFYHDSTDINDPKQRMIASMRMIAKIPTLAAMAYKYTVGQPFVYPKNSLGFAENFLNMCFAVPCEDYKVSPVLADALEKIFILHADHEQNASTSTVRIAGSSGANPFACIAAGIACLWGPAHGGANEAALNMLYQIGTVDKIPEFIAKVKDKNSEVRLMGFGHRVYKNYDPRAKIMQKMCHAVLKETGHGDDPMLKVAMELEKIALSDQYFIDRKLYPNVDFYSGITLKAMGFPVSMFTVLFAVARTVGWISQWSEMIEDPQQKIGRPRQLYTGVAKRDYVPIDKR